Proteins from a genomic interval of Polaribacter sp. Q13:
- a CDS encoding BamA/TamA family outer membrane protein: MKASYKKYSILLVLFVFIYGCGIKNYIPENKRLYTGASIEIKADSTVQKISELQQDLSSVLSQQPNTKFLGMHLGLYYFYKNQQEKTNFLNRWLFKKFGQNPVYQSDINQLENKDILRNKLENYGFFYSTINSTFKEKEKEASIIYRLKIPKPYKMATYKIDSMVSPIYEEVKNLTTSSPIKNDSRFDLGSLKLERQRLDTELKNKGYYNFNSEFLLFEADTNRYKSKKFDLFLKLKANVPKKATIPYQIKSINVYPNYNLNDSTDVKNNRFQEKTYHQDTVFFEPKYLDEFITLKEGDLFNPLTSKNTARKLSSIGVYKFVNIQYKEITDSLTNLGSLEANIFLSPLTKRAIRAELQAVSKSNNFAGPELSLTYSNRNLFKGGETLNISTNIGYETQIFSSSSGLTSLELGLKGELIFPRVIAPFSINKDYFDYSIPKTKMSLSATYLNRSDLYTLLSGTGLFGYTWNANKYITYEFNPISVSYTRLSNTTDAFQEILDNNSYLESSFEQQFISGLTFSFTYNEMLSAAKEHQFYLQTTLDVAGNSISLFDKKTAETNTFLGLEYAQYAKADLDVRYHYNFGSKKEQTIASRFFAGYGYAYGNSDVIPFVKQYYSGGPYSVRAFSTRSLGPGTYDGNNTDDDSSFFDKTGNVRLEANLEYRFPIYSILKGAVFADAGNVWNTVSNADFNDDDGNITDKFTSNFINELGMGAGFGLRVDVQGFVIRFDLAAPFHDPSLEEGKRWDFRADEPVLNFAIGYSF; encoded by the coding sequence TTGAAAGCATCCTATAAAAAATATAGCATTTTATTAGTACTATTCGTGTTTATTTACGGTTGTGGTATTAAAAATTACATACCAGAAAATAAACGTTTATACACGGGTGCTTCTATAGAAATTAAAGCAGATTCTACGGTACAGAAAATATCTGAATTACAACAAGATTTATCTTCTGTATTAAGTCAGCAACCGAATACAAAATTCCTTGGCATGCACCTGGGGTTGTATTATTTCTATAAAAATCAGCAAGAAAAAACCAACTTTCTAAATAGATGGTTGTTTAAAAAATTCGGACAAAACCCGGTCTATCAATCGGATATAAATCAGTTAGAGAATAAAGACATTTTAAGAAATAAATTAGAAAATTATGGCTTTTTCTACAGTACTATTAATTCTACATTTAAGGAAAAGGAAAAAGAAGCATCTATAATATATCGTTTAAAAATACCGAAACCTTATAAAATGGCTACTTACAAAATAGACAGTATGGTTTCGCCAATTTATGAAGAGGTAAAAAATTTAACGACCTCCTCTCCTATCAAAAACGATTCGCGCTTCGATTTGGGAAGTTTAAAATTAGAACGACAACGATTAGATACCGAATTAAAAAACAAAGGATACTATAATTTTAATTCGGAATTTCTACTTTTTGAAGCTGATACGAATAGATATAAAAGTAAAAAATTCGATTTATTTTTAAAATTAAAAGCCAACGTTCCTAAAAAAGCTACCATTCCTTATCAAATTAAAAGCATCAATGTTTATCCGAATTATAATTTAAATGATTCTACAGATGTAAAAAACAATCGTTTTCAAGAAAAAACATATCATCAGGATACAGTGTTTTTTGAACCAAAATATTTAGATGAATTTATCACTTTAAAAGAAGGTGATTTATTTAATCCATTAACTTCTAAAAATACTGCTAGAAAACTCTCTTCCATTGGTGTATATAAATTTGTAAACATACAATACAAAGAAATAACAGACTCCCTAACAAACCTAGGTAGTTTAGAAGCTAATATATTTTTATCTCCATTAACAAAACGCGCCATACGTGCAGAACTACAAGCGGTTTCTAAATCTAACAATTTTGCTGGCCCAGAGTTATCCCTTACCTATAGTAATAGAAATTTATTTAAAGGCGGTGAAACTTTAAACATTAGCACAAATATTGGTTATGAAACGCAAATATTTAGCAGTAGTTCTGGATTAACTAGTTTAGAATTGGGACTAAAAGGTGAACTCATTTTCCCTAGAGTGATCGCTCCTTTTTCTATAAATAAAGATTATTTTGATTATTCTATTCCGAAAACTAAAATGAGTTTAAGTGCCACGTATTTAAACAGAAGCGATTTGTATACACTGTTATCTGGTACAGGTCTTTTTGGGTATACTTGGAATGCAAATAAATACATCACCTACGAGTTTAATCCTATTTCGGTAAGTTATACTCGTTTATCAAATACTACCGATGCATTTCAAGAAATCTTAGACAACAACTCGTATTTAGAAAGCAGTTTTGAACAGCAATTTATAAGCGGACTTACCTTTTCTTTTACCTATAATGAAATGCTGAGTGCGGCAAAAGAGCATCAATTTTATTTACAAACTACATTAGATGTTGCTGGTAATTCTATTAGTTTGTTTGATAAAAAAACAGCTGAAACGAATACATTTTTGGGTTTAGAATATGCACAATATGCAAAAGCAGATCTAGATGTAAGGTATCATTATAATTTTGGTTCTAAAAAAGAACAAACCATTGCTTCCAGATTCTTTGCTGGCTATGGGTATGCTTACGGCAATTCTGATGTTATTCCGTTTGTAAAACAATATTATTCTGGCGGACCTTATAGTGTAAGAGCCTTTAGTACTAGGTCTCTAGGCCCTGGGACTTATGACGGTAATAATACAGATGATGATAGTTCTTTTTTTGATAAAACAGGTAATGTCCGATTAGAAGCAAATTTAGAATATCGTTTTCCCATATATTCTATTCTAAAAGGTGCTGTTTTTGCAGATGCAGGAAATGTTTGGAATACTGTTTCAAATGCCGATTTTAATGATGATGATGGTAATATTACAGATAAATTTACGTCGAACTTTATAAATGAATTAGGTATGGGTGCAGGTTTTGGTTTGCGGGTAGATGTGCAAGGTTTTGTTATCCGTTTCGATTTAGCGGCTCCTTTTCATGATCCTTCTTTAGAAGAAGGAAAACGTTGGGATTTTAGAGCAGACGAACCCGTTTTAAACTTTGCCATTGGGTATTCTTTTTAG
- a CDS encoding bifunctional alpha/beta hydrolase/OsmC family protein yields the protein MNTIRLEIENKKGLKLQAYLELPANEKPNQFAIFAHCFSCNSNFNAVKNISRSLSNHGFGVLRFDFTGLGRSEGEFAESHFSANVEDLLAVNDFLEKNYKAPSLLVGHSLGGAAVIVAASKLANIKAVATVGAPATVGHVTHLFSHGTEEIPEKGDVEVKIGGRPFKINQDFVNDFGKTDLPKIIKDLRKPILVMHAPFDKVVGIENAHEIYHNAMHPKSFISLDDADHLLSKPSDSIYVGNMIGTWVERYFEPEENNMISTEGEQLVGHLNLLEDNFTTSIQTKKHSFIADEPASVGGDDFGPSPYDFLSAGLAACTVMTLKMYAERKKWDLQEVFVYITYSKKHSDDLNIDVEKPTHFDHLKKKLKFVGNLDDKQKQRLKEIAAKCPVHKTLLSDIIIETEIV from the coding sequence ATGAACACTATTAGATTAGAAATTGAAAATAAAAAAGGCTTAAAATTACAAGCGTATTTAGAATTACCTGCAAATGAAAAACCGAATCAATTTGCCATTTTTGCACATTGTTTTTCTTGCAATAGTAATTTTAATGCCGTAAAAAATATCAGTCGTTCTTTGTCTAATCATGGTTTTGGCGTTTTACGTTTCGATTTTACAGGACTAGGAAGAAGTGAAGGCGAATTTGCTGAAAGTCACTTTTCTGCCAATGTAGAAGACTTATTAGCGGTGAATGATTTTTTAGAAAAAAACTATAAAGCACCTTCTTTATTAGTCGGTCATTCTTTGGGTGGAGCAGCTGTTATTGTAGCAGCTTCAAAATTAGCAAACATAAAAGCGGTTGCCACTGTTGGCGCACCTGCAACTGTTGGGCATGTAACCCATTTATTTTCACATGGAACAGAAGAAATTCCAGAAAAAGGAGATGTTGAAGTAAAAATTGGAGGTCGTCCTTTTAAAATAAATCAAGATTTTGTAAACGATTTTGGCAAAACCGATTTACCAAAAATCATAAAAGACTTACGCAAGCCAATTTTGGTAATGCACGCTCCTTTCGATAAAGTAGTCGGAATAGAAAATGCGCATGAAATTTACCATAATGCCATGCATCCAAAGAGTTTTATAAGTTTAGACGATGCAGATCATTTATTGTCAAAACCTTCAGATAGCATTTATGTGGGTAATATGATTGGTACTTGGGTGGAGCGTTATTTTGAACCTGAAGAAAATAACATGATTTCTACGGAGGGTGAGCAATTAGTTGGTCATTTAAACTTGTTAGAAGACAATTTTACCACTTCTATTCAGACTAAAAAACACTCGTTTATTGCTGATGAACCTGCAAGTGTTGGTGGTGATGATTTTGGTCCTTCTCCGTATGACTTTTTAAGTGCAGGTTTGGCTGCTTGTACAGTAATGACCTTAAAAATGTATGCCGAACGTAAAAAATGGGATTTACAAGAGGTTTTTGTTTATATCACCTATTCTAAAAAACATAGTGACGATTTAAATATTGATGTAGAAAAACCAACTCATTTTGATCATTTAAAGAAGAAATTAAAGTTTGTTGGCAATCTAGATGATAAACAAAAGCAACGTTTAAAAGAGATTGCTGCTAAATGCCCTGTTCATAAAACCTTGTTAAGTGATATTATTATAGAAACAGAAATCGTATAA
- a CDS encoding peptide-methionine (S)-S-oxide reductase yields the protein MELTKIAFGGCCHWCTEAVFQTLVGVNKVEQGWIASTEKNNTFSEAVIVSFNTDKINLKTLIEIHLFTHKSTSNHSMRTKYRSAIYYFTHQQKEDCLKIIKELQVSFKDKIITKVLTFKEFKPNTEEFQNYYQSNPDKPFCQNYINPKLTFLLQQFSQNIDKRKVSHLIPTT from the coding sequence ATGGAATTAACCAAAATTGCTTTTGGTGGTTGTTGTCATTGGTGTACAGAAGCCGTTTTTCAAACCTTAGTTGGCGTAAATAAAGTGGAACAAGGTTGGATTGCATCCACAGAAAAAAATAACACGTTTTCTGAAGCCGTTATTGTGTCTTTTAATACTGATAAAATCAATTTAAAAACATTGATAGAAATTCATTTATTCACACATAAAAGTACGAGTAATCATTCTATGAGAACAAAATACCGTTCTGCTATTTATTATTTCACACATCAACAAAAAGAAGATTGTTTAAAAATAATTAAAGAATTACAAGTCAGTTTTAAAGATAAAATAATTACAAAAGTATTAACCTTTAAAGAGTTTAAACCGAATACAGAAGAATTTCAGAATTATTACCAATCAAATCCTGATAAACCTTTTTGTCAGAATTACATCAACCCTAAGTTGACATTTTTATTACAGCAATTTTCACAAAACATAGACAAACGTAAAGTTAGTCACCTTATTCCGACTACCTAA
- a CDS encoding translocation/assembly module TamB domain-containing protein gives MIRSPWGQNIIVDKAVNYVTGKTNTKITVDKLFLTFKGGLQLDGLYLEDTKGDTLVYSKSLEANLPLWGMIKGGAVGVDNLKWNGLRANIIRKDSLSGYNFQFLIDAFASEEPTLVVEETTSEPIDIVLGNIDLSNINVVFKDDVLGIDSHFKIGNLTANMDKVDLQKMIFNADEISLSNTNIRLIQKPVISNTPTTESDLPTLSVNKFTLNKVEAYFENPQDQLIADVKIAEFYTEIPEINLSKNIINLTTLQLKNSDILLKTTSTNSAVTETTNVNNDFVWPDFEVQIDDINIENNKIQYFVNNEKVVKNTFNPNAIVLENLTLKVADIFLKDKKAGLQLNAFNFEEKSGFNLKEFALNTKLSDNEFEVSDINIQIDKNKISGFAKANYKSISQLISSPEKTNIQLKIPSFSLWLETLFKFQPTLKENEYINKLSKRSLTGTVNIDGSLADVNISNTNINWGNSTKISLDGNFKNVTDTDKLQLNISNFKAKTKRNDLLQIVDEKALGIHLPEDILITSNINGTLSNISTNTQIKTSQGIATIKGIFKNGTKINYTTDIQIENYNVGTLLMNPKFGELSITLNSKGSGKNIQDLDATLKTTISKFQLENYPLKDLNIEGELKNGKGTFSSNYKDDNLNLDLNANVNLDSINTKATVNLNLIGADLEALGIMQRKVKTGLKLSLDFKGNAESYTLKSNIKNGVAVYNNSTFLVGDFTANAFVDKDTTAVSIKNKMIDLNLESNTDPQTFSTALQRHVASYFYRNVTVSDTIKSPVNLKLKAKISQTPLLRDVFLVNLKDLDTINIDVDFKEKERKLIANITAPHINFSDNELDSLAFSMHTDKEDFNFNLGFKEITAGPLNVPKTIITGTQKDNELSLNFLGFYKGEKLMNVNTSITGNSDKLKFTIDKDSLLLNSNNWKIPKTNAIIFENDKLTFYDFKINLGNQSIEITDKIPRIANDHIAINYKNFEINEVFNYLSPEKEITTGVLNGDFILEQPFGDTGIIANLSISKLQVLKTDFGKLSVDAKSLENGKYDFNASLKEGTVDLDLKGDYLVENNDASLNLDLLINDFKMKALNTFSLGEIKETSGSFSGDFKVTGKTSDPKYKGSLHFTNAAFKVAKLNAKFNLKDETLQVDNSGFNMSNFTILDAEKNALVVSGDIKTKSFINPTFNLEIKANKFRVLNATKEDNESLYGKVSFNVDAKLTGNLQVPKLNAKLVVGSDTDVTYVLPSSYTNIEERDGVVAFVNRENPDAILTQKEEQTATITGFDVKAFLKIDKKAAVKVIIDKNTGDNFKVSGDGDFIFQMTPNGRLSLTGAYEVASGHYELNLYNVVDRKFVLVPGSRISWSGDPFDAKLDIRTTYTLKTSASDLMASQISGEDSSTKNKYKQVLPFNVYLNIGGELLQPKISFNLDMPEEQQGAIGGQVYERVQQVNQQEDELNKQVFSLLVLSRFYPDTSSDGSSGGFATIARNNLNDAVSGQLNAFSDKILGGSGIELDFGLNSFTDYQGDAPTDRTQLDVAAQKKLFNDRLTVRVGSEVDIQGSSSTEEKSPLIGNVSLEYKITEDGRYRLKGFRKSEFENVIDGQIIVNGIALIFTKEFNEFQQLWNSILRSKKEKENTNKKENKTAPKNE, from the coding sequence ATGATTAGAAGTCCGTGGGGACAAAATATTATTGTTGATAAAGCGGTAAACTATGTTACGGGTAAAACAAACACTAAAATTACTGTAGACAAACTATTTTTAACTTTTAAAGGTGGTTTGCAATTAGATGGTTTGTATTTAGAAGACACCAAAGGAGATACGTTGGTGTATTCTAAATCTTTAGAAGCAAACCTACCTCTTTGGGGAATGATTAAAGGAGGTGCCGTTGGTGTAGATAACTTAAAATGGAATGGTTTACGTGCCAATATTATAAGAAAAGACAGTCTTTCTGGATATAACTTTCAGTTTTTAATAGATGCATTTGCATCAGAAGAACCAACTCTTGTTGTTGAAGAAACAACCTCGGAGCCTATAGATATTGTTCTTGGAAATATTGATTTATCAAATATTAATGTTGTTTTTAAAGATGATGTTCTTGGAATTGACAGTCATTTTAAAATTGGAAATCTAACTGCCAATATGGATAAAGTTGATTTGCAAAAAATGATTTTTAATGCTGATGAAATTTCACTTTCTAACACAAATATTAGACTTATTCAAAAGCCTGTAATTTCAAATACGCCAACTACAGAATCTGATTTACCAACTTTATCTGTAAACAAATTTACTTTAAACAAGGTTGAAGCTTATTTTGAAAACCCGCAAGATCAATTAATAGCAGATGTAAAGATTGCTGAGTTTTATACAGAAATCCCTGAAATTAATTTATCAAAAAACATAATTAACCTTACCACTCTTCAGCTTAAAAATTCTGATATTCTCTTAAAAACAACTTCAACGAATTCAGCTGTTACAGAAACAACAAATGTCAACAATGATTTTGTTTGGCCAGATTTTGAGGTTCAAATAGACGATATTAATATAGAAAACAACAAGATTCAGTATTTTGTAAATAATGAAAAGGTTGTTAAAAACACTTTTAATCCGAATGCGATTGTTTTAGAAAACTTGACACTAAAAGTTGCTGATATTTTCTTAAAAGACAAAAAAGCAGGTTTACAATTAAATGCATTTAATTTTGAAGAAAAATCTGGATTCAATTTAAAAGAATTCGCATTAAACACAAAACTTAGTGACAACGAATTTGAAGTTTCAGATATAAATATTCAGATTGATAAAAATAAAATCTCTGGTTTTGCAAAAGCAAATTACAAATCAATTTCGCAATTAATTTCATCACCAGAAAAAACAAATATTCAATTAAAAATACCATCGTTTAGTCTTTGGTTAGAAACTCTTTTTAAGTTTCAACCAACATTAAAAGAGAACGAATACATTAATAAACTAAGTAAAAGAAGCCTTACCGGAACTGTAAATATTGATGGTTCTTTGGCTGATGTAAACATTTCTAACACCAATATTAATTGGGGAAATTCCACAAAAATTTCTTTAGACGGAAACTTTAAAAACGTTACCGATACAGATAAATTACAACTGAACATTTCTAACTTTAAAGCAAAGACAAAACGAAATGATCTTTTACAAATTGTAGATGAAAAAGCATTAGGTATTCATTTACCGGAAGACATTTTAATAACGAGCAACATCAATGGTACTTTAAGTAATATTAGTACTAATACACAAATAAAGACATCGCAAGGTATTGCTACAATTAAAGGAATCTTTAAAAACGGAACTAAAATCAACTATACTACCGATATCCAAATTGAAAATTACAATGTTGGTACTCTTTTAATGAACCCTAAGTTTGGTGAATTAAGCATTACCCTAAACTCTAAAGGAAGTGGTAAGAATATTCAGGATTTGGACGCCACTTTAAAAACGACTATTTCTAAGTTTCAATTAGAAAACTATCCCCTTAAAGACCTAAATATAGAAGGCGAATTAAAAAACGGTAAAGGAACATTTTCTTCCAACTATAAAGATGATAATTTAAACTTAGACCTAAATGCGAATGTAAATTTAGATTCTATAAACACCAAAGCAACTGTAAATCTAAATCTAATTGGTGCAGATTTAGAGGCGCTTGGTATCATGCAGCGTAAGGTAAAGACCGGATTAAAACTTTCTTTAGATTTTAAAGGAAACGCCGAAAGTTACACGCTAAAAAGCAATATAAAAAATGGTGTGGCCGTCTATAATAATAGCACCTTTTTGGTAGGAGACTTCACTGCAAATGCCTTTGTAGACAAAGACACAACAGCTGTTTCTATCAAAAATAAGATGATTGATTTAAATTTAGAATCAAACACAGACCCACAAACTTTTAGCACCGCTTTACAACGTCATGTTGCTAGTTATTTTTATAGAAATGTTACTGTTTCTGACACTATTAAAAGCCCTGTAAATTTAAAATTAAAAGCAAAAATTTCTCAAACGCCACTTTTAAGAGATGTCTTCTTGGTTAATTTAAAAGATTTAGACACCATAAATATTGATGTGGATTTTAAAGAGAAAGAAAGAAAACTGATTGCTAATATTACGGCTCCTCACATTAATTTTAGCGATAATGAACTAGACAGTTTGGCTTTTTCTATGCATACAGATAAAGAGGATTTCAACTTTAATTTAGGATTTAAGGAAATTACCGCAGGCCCTTTAAATGTGCCAAAAACTATAATTACCGGAACCCAAAAAGACAACGAATTATCTCTTAATTTTTTAGGTTTTTATAAGGGAGAAAAATTGATGAATGTAAACACGTCCATCACTGGAAATAGCGATAAATTAAAGTTTACCATAGACAAAGACAGTTTATTATTGAATAGCAATAATTGGAAAATCCCTAAAACCAATGCCATTATTTTTGAGAATGATAAACTAACATTTTACGATTTTAAAATAAATCTTGGAAATCAATCTATAGAAATTACAGATAAAATTCCGCGTATTGCTAATGATCATATTGCCATCAATTATAAAAACTTTGAGATCAATGAAGTTTTCAATTATTTAAGTCCCGAAAAAGAAATTACAACCGGAGTTTTAAATGGCGATTTTATTTTAGAACAACCTTTTGGTGATACTGGTATTATTGCCAATCTAAGCATTAGTAAACTACAAGTTTTAAAAACAGACTTTGGTAAATTAAGTGTAGATGCAAAGTCTTTAGAAAACGGAAAATATGATTTTAACGCATCCTTAAAAGAAGGAACAGTAGATTTAGATTTAAAAGGTGACTATTTGGTAGAAAATAATGATGCTAGTTTAAATTTAGATTTACTAATTAACGATTTTAAAATGAAAGCTTTAAACACATTTTCATTAGGCGAAATTAAAGAAACTTCTGGCAGTTTTTCTGGAGATTTTAAAGTAACCGGAAAAACATCCGACCCAAAATATAAAGGAAGTTTACATTTTACAAATGCAGCTTTTAAAGTTGCCAAATTAAATGCAAAATTCAATTTAAAGGATGAAACTTTACAGGTAGATAACAGTGGTTTTAACATGTCTAATTTTACCATATTAGATGCAGAAAAAAACGCACTCGTAGTTTCTGGAGACATTAAAACCAAGAGTTTTATAAACCCTACATTTAATTTAGAGATTAAAGCAAATAAATTTAGAGTGCTAAATGCTACAAAAGAAGACAACGAATCTCTTTACGGAAAAGTATCTTTTAATGTGGATGCAAAACTAACTGGAAATTTGCAAGTCCCTAAATTAAATGCAAAATTAGTAGTTGGTTCAGATACAGATGTTACCTATGTGTTGCCATCTAGCTATACAAATATAGAAGAAAGAGATGGTGTTGTTGCTTTTGTAAATAGAGAGAATCCTGATGCCATTTTAACACAAAAAGAAGAACAAACTGCAACCATTACTGGTTTTGATGTAAAAGCATTCCTGAAAATTGATAAAAAAGCAGCCGTTAAAGTTATCATTGATAAAAATACTGGCGACAACTTTAAGGTTTCTGGTGATGGTGATTTCATCTTTCAAATGACGCCAAATGGGCGTTTGTCTTTAACAGGTGCTTATGAAGTTGCAAGCGGACACTATGAACTTAACTTATACAATGTTGTTGATAGAAAATTTGTTTTAGTTCCTGGAAGTAGAATTTCTTGGTCCGGAGATCCTTTTGATGCCAAGTTAGATATTCGTACAACGTATACTTTAAAAACCTCAGCGTCTGATTTAATGGCCTCACAAATTTCAGGGGAAGATTCATCAACAAAAAATAAGTACAAACAAGTATTGCCTTTTAATGTGTATTTAAATATTGGTGGCGAATTGTTACAACCAAAAATATCTTTTAATTTAGACATGCCAGAAGAGCAGCAGGGTGCCATTGGCGGTCAGGTTTACGAACGTGTGCAACAAGTTAATCAACAAGAAGACGAGTTAAATAAGCAAGTTTTTTCTTTACTAGTTTTAAGTAGGTTTTACCCAGATACGAGTAGTGATGGTAGTTCGGGTGGTTTTGCTACGATTGCTAGAAACAATTTAAATGATGCTGTTTCGGGGCAATTAAATGCTTTTTCTGATAAAATTCTCGGAGGTTCTGGTATCGAATTAGATTTTGGATTAAATAGTTTTACAGATTACCAAGGGGACGCGCCAACAGATAGAACGCAATTAGATGTTGCTGCTCAGAAAAAATTATTTAATGATCGTTTAACCGTAAGAGTTGGTAGCGAAGTAGACATACAAGGAAGTAGTTCTACGGAAGAGAAATCTCCATTAATTGGTAACGTGAGTTTAGAGTACAAAATTACTGAAGACGGAAGATATAGACTTAAAGGTTTTAGAAAAAGTGAATTTGAAAATGTAATAGACGGACAAATAATTGTAAACGGAATTGCCTTAATTTTCACCAAAGAATTTAATGAATTTCAACAACTTTGGAATTCTATTTTACGTTCGAAAAAGGAAAAAGAGAACACAAATAAAAAGGAAAACAAAACAGCGCCAAAAAACGAGTAA
- a CDS encoding XdhC family protein — translation MNHELKEIINQAAINQQKGLKNVLATVVHLKGSSYRKPGVRMLISEDLNSVGAVSGGCVEKEIIHRAKSVFADNKPKMITYDGRYKLGCEGILYVLIEPFLVSDAFLNHFSKVNDNRETIKIESYFTAENEAFGNFGSVITFENKEQFIFSDFFNYQQKNEVAIFSQIIQPSFRLIIIGGEHDAVKLCKVAATLGWEIDVITCVKDSKQIKDFPGANSVNGDSPESIQFKNIEENTAIVIMNHSYVQDLKYVIKLSEYRPKYIGILGAPNRRERLFNELFEFVPDLSDEFLDNIYTPAGLHIGAQTPEEIAVSIVAEILSVIRKKEPFSLRNLTGKINN, via the coding sequence ATGAATCACGAACTCAAAGAAATCATCAATCAAGCAGCCATCAATCAGCAAAAGGGGTTGAAAAATGTTTTGGCTACTGTAGTACATTTAAAAGGATCTTCTTACAGAAAACCAGGTGTTAGAATGTTAATTTCTGAAGATTTAAATTCTGTTGGTGCCGTAAGTGGTGGTTGTGTAGAAAAAGAAATTATACACAGAGCAAAAAGTGTTTTTGCTGATAACAAACCAAAAATGATTACCTACGATGGTAGATACAAATTAGGCTGCGAAGGCATTTTATATGTTTTAATTGAACCCTTTTTAGTTTCTGATGCGTTTCTAAATCACTTTTCTAAAGTAAATGATAACAGAGAAACTATAAAAATAGAAAGTTATTTTACAGCCGAAAATGAAGCTTTTGGTAATTTTGGTTCTGTAATAACTTTTGAGAACAAAGAACAATTTATATTTTCAGACTTCTTCAATTATCAGCAGAAAAATGAGGTTGCCATTTTTTCTCAAATAATACAACCTAGTTTTAGGTTGATTATAATTGGAGGCGAACATGATGCTGTTAAACTCTGTAAAGTAGCCGCTACCTTAGGTTGGGAAATTGATGTGATTACTTGCGTAAAAGATAGTAAACAAATAAAAGATTTTCCGGGAGCAAATTCGGTAAATGGTGATTCTCCAGAATCCATTCAGTTTAAAAATATTGAAGAAAACACGGCTATTGTAATTATGAATCATAGTTACGTGCAAGATTTAAAATATGTTATAAAATTATCTGAATACAGACCTAAATATATTGGTATTCTAGGCGCACCAAACAGAAGAGAGCGTTTGTTTAATGAGCTTTTTGAGTTTGTCCCAGATCTTTCCGACGAATTTTTAGACAACATTTACACGCCAGCAGGTTTGCATATTGGTGCACAAACTCCAGAAGAAATTGCGGTTTCTATTGTTGCCGAAATTCTATCTGTTATCAGAAAAAAAGAACCCTTTTCTTTGAGAAACCTTACAGGAAAAATCAATAATTAA